The Chitinophaga caeni genome segment GCCATTGACATTTTCAGGCTTCGAGTATTGCACCCCGGTTTCATCGAAGGTGGTCCTGTTAACGATCTTATTCATAGTCGCCGTACCCGATAGGCCGAGGAAAATCCCCGTCTGTTTGTCCAGGTTAAAGGCATTATAACTCAAGTTCATCGCGTGGGTAAAGGAAGGTTTCAGATCCGGGTTTCCCGTTTGAATATACAAGCTGTTACTGCGATCAATTACAGGCTGCAACTGCTCCAAGCTGGGTTGCATGGTATTACCGTTATAGGTAATGTTAAGACGGCGGTTATTACCCAGGTCAAAATTCGCCATTGCCAGCGGAGAGAAATTCAATGTATGTTGTTGTGAAACCGTATCCTTGGTGATATTATCGCTCGACAGGTCATTGTACTGTAATTTCAAGCCCAAGGTAAAGTCCGTTTTATCCAAGCTTTTACGGATATTCAAGCCGGCACGATGCACATTTGTAAGGTTATGATAGTTATTACTCAAGCTATCAACCTTATCCGTATATCCTTCCGATTCCTTGCTCCAGTTATACGTACCCCGATCCGTTTCAGTAGCACGGGTATCGTATGAATACTGGCTTTCCAGGAAGAAATCATTTTTCAGCGGCTGCACGTAAGTGAGCCTGAGCGAGAGATTACTACTGTTGCTATTATTCTGATTCTGCTGCCGGGTAGAGTCTAATTTTACCTGGTTCGTACTATCAAGCAACAAACGGTTGTTTTCCAGCAAGCCGGTACCTTCAGTGTTATTTCCGGACCAATCTACGGAAGCTGTAAAGATTCTTCCCTGTTGACGGAACTTTTTTCTGTATAGCAAGTTGGCAGCGCCTTGGGTTGTTTTATTGTTATTAGAAGTTAAATCCGTTCCCTGGTTTCTAATGGTATTGGATATACTTGAAATCTGAAAATTGTTAATACTCCTACCGGTACCGTCACCGAAGCTAAAAGATGGTTTGAATTTCAAGGTTTGGGTACTATCGATTTCATATTCAAAGTTCAATGAGAACCTGTGGTTGACCCTGTTATTTTCAGAAACCCTGCTGGAAGCATTGTATTTGGTGGAGTCAACAGAAATATATTCCTTCAAGCTTTCACTTCCGTATTGATTAAAATTTTTAGAATAAGCATACCCGCCGTTTACACGCAATTTTTTTGTTAGCTGATCTGAATAGTTGACCATGTAATTGGTGTTCTTGAGGATGCCGGGGCTGGTGTTACCGAAATTATTTGGGTTCACGTTATTGGTACCGCCGATCAAGCTGATCTGCTTATCCCCTGAAAAGAGGTTCAAGTTTGCATTTACATTATATCTTTTTTCATCGCCACCGGCTATACCCACAGAGCCGAAAGTGCCTTTCTTCTTATCTTTCTTAATTACCAGGTTAAGCGCTTTTAACCTTTGCCCATCTTGCACGCCGGAATCCTCTGCCTGTTGTGATTTTTTATCGATCATCTGAACTTTATCGACTATTTCCGCGGGCAATATCTTGGCGAGTTCCTGGATGTCATCAGTGAAAAAAGGTTTACCGTCAACTAATATAGAAGTCAACTTCTCCCCGTTGAAAGTAAAGGTACCATCGGGATTCACTTCGAGCCCGGGCAGCTTCTTCAGAAGTTCTTCCAAAGCGGCATTAGGTGCGGTTTTGAAAGAACCGGCATTGAACTCAACCGTATCTTTTTTAACAACAATCGGTGGAATTTGCTGAACGATTTCCACCCCTCCTAACTGGATATTTTTAACGCCGAGCATAATATTTCCAAGAGCAACTTTACGGGTTGTATCGCTGATCGCTAGCGGGGTCTCGTAAACATTATACCCCATAAACATCACCTTGATAGCCGAAGTGTCCGAGTAATTAAAGTTTAAGTTGAAATACCCGTCCTCAGATGTAAGGACATGTTGCAAAACGGAAGCGTCTTTCTTAAGCAATAATACCACTGTTGCCCCCGGCAAAGCTTCCCTGGAAGCTGAATCCAAAACGCGCCCGGAAACACGTACCTCTCTTTGTTGCGATGATGCAGAAAGGGAAACAAAAATTATTGCTAAAAAAACTACTAAACTTTTCATGAGGCGCTAAAACCGTGTCTTTAATCTAATGTTTATGCTATTTACCCGGGTTAATCAATTGAATCTTCCCATGGATTTCCAGGTTTGAAAAACCACGGGATTTGAACAGCATGAGCTAGGTATCAATATATGGAAGCCTTACGCGGCTTGAATTTCATTGGTTAGACGATACTTAGTTGTAAGCTGGTTTTCGAAACAATTTTATCAAGTTACTGATATTCCCTGTTGTGAAATTGCAGTATATGATGACGATAAACCAAATAATTTTGATCAAATTAACTCATGTTGGCATTTTTACATATTTACAATTGTTAATATTTTACATAGTATTTGTTAATTTTCTAGGCGGGTAGGGCGTCGGGGGATTATTTGTTAATTATTGTTAAGGATAATAGGATAGGACAGTTGTTATAAATAGATTTGTAAGAATGGTAAATTGAGATTATGCGCAATCGTATCCGGAACATCTTGGTTTTGATGGTTATTTGCATGTTGGGGATATTCCTGTTCCAGGGATATTGGGTATACCGTTCTTACAAAATTGTAATGGACCAGTTTAACAGGGATATCAATGATGCCCTGA includes the following:
- a CDS encoding outer membrane beta-barrel family protein, whose protein sequence is MKSLVVFLAIIFVSLSASSQQREVRVSGRVLDSASREALPGATVVLLLKKDASVLQHVLTSEDGYFNLNFNYSDTSAIKVMFMGYNVYETPLAISDTTRKVALGNIMLGVKNIQLGGVEIVQQIPPIVVKKDTVEFNAGSFKTAPNAALEELLKKLPGLEVNPDGTFTFNGEKLTSILVDGKPFFTDDIQELAKILPAEIVDKVQMIDKKSQQAEDSGVQDGQRLKALNLVIKKDKKKGTFGSVGIAGGDEKRYNVNANLNLFSGDKQISLIGGTNNVNPNNFGNTSPGILKNTNYMVNYSDQLTKKLRVNGGYAYSKNFNQYGSESLKEYISVDSTKYNASSRVSENNRVNHRFSLNFEYEIDSTQTLKFKPSFSFGDGTGRSINNFQISSISNTIRNQGTDLTSNNNKTTQGAANLLYRKKFRQQGRIFTASVDWSGNNTEGTGLLENNRLLLDSTNQVKLDSTRQQNQNNSNSSNLSLRLTYVQPLKNDFFLESQYSYDTRATETDRGTYNWSKESEGYTDKVDSLSNNYHNLTNVHRAGLNIRKSLDKTDFTLGLKLQYNDLSSDNITKDTVSQQHTLNFSPLAMANFDLGNNRRLNITYNGNTMQPSLEQLQPVIDRSNSLYIQTGNPDLKPSFTHAMNLSYNAFNLDKQTGIFLGLSGTATMNKIVNRTTFDETGVQYSKPENVNGSFNLNGYVTNTFYFKKLKTRINARTNSAYSRNVSFLNGEKNFTNNLSVGENLSINLLIEEKLELNGSVNATWNQANYSLQPDNNQNYLSYGAQFTADVTLPWEIHLGSSVKYMATSGQARGFDQNNTLLNGYIYKNILKGNQGELKFSAYDILNQNTSVRRITNENYLEDVRTDVLKRYFMLSFVYYIRRFNGKSMTGSGPRVRRSAGATSIRSY